The following are from one region of the Andrena cerasifolii isolate SP2316 chromosome 1, iyAndCera1_principal, whole genome shotgun sequence genome:
- the LOC143369260 gene encoding pyrimidodiazepine synthase isoform X1, with protein MGSEHLGAGSEQPAKVKGQVRLYSMKYCPFAHRIRLILAYKKIPHDIVNINLKNKPEWYYEINPEGKVPALVDADGEVVTDSIAIANYIEEKYPEPRLYHEETKARDLELLDHYSKIVSIFSGCVHGNDKRPLHEVVAEISSLLVEFEEELKERGTEFFGGAEVGMLDILMWPWVERRRALVLIYKEPTNFSNEKFPHSLKWVQAMKAQPFVQENLCSHEKFAQLIIDLKAGNVDYDKL; from the exons ATGGGCAGCGAGCATCTCGGGGCTG GCTCTGAACAACCAGCGAAAGTGAAGGGACAGGTACGTCTGTACAGTATGAAATACTGTCCCTTTGCGCACAGAATTCGATTAATACTTGCTTACAAAAAGATTCCTCATGACATCGTTAACATCAACTTGAAAAATAAGCCGGAATGGTACTACGAG ATTAACCCAGAAGGTAAAGTGCCAGCGTTAGTCGACGCTGATGGTGAGGTAGTTACGGATTCGATAGCGATAGCAAATTATATCGAGGAGAAGTATCCCGAGCCTCGGTTGTATCATGAAGAGACAAAAGCTCGCGACTTGGAGCTGCTGGATCATTATTCCAAG ATCGTTAGTATTTTCTCAGGCTGCGTACATGGTAACGACAAAAGGCCTCTACACGAAGTTGTAGCGGAAATATCGAGTTTGCTAGTGGAATTTGAAGAAGAACTCAAAGAGCGTGGGACTGAGTTCTTTGGAG GAGCTGAAGTTGGTATGTTGGATATATTGATGTGGCCCTGGGTCGAAAGGCGCAGGGCTCTGGTTCTAATTTATAAGGAACCTACGAACTTTAGCAACGAAAAGTTCCCGCACTCG TTGAAATGGGTCCAAGCGATGAAAGCGCAGCCATTCGTGCAAGAGAATCTGTGCTCGCACGAAAAGTTCGCACAACTGATCATAGACTTGAAGGCTGGAAACGTTGACTACGACAAACTTTAA
- the LOC143369260 gene encoding pyrimidodiazepine synthase isoform X2, whose amino-acid sequence MKYCPFAHRIRLILAYKKIPHDIVNINLKNKPEWYYEINPEGKVPALVDADGEVVTDSIAIANYIEEKYPEPRLYHEETKARDLELLDHYSKIVSIFSGCVHGNDKRPLHEVVAEISSLLVEFEEELKERGTEFFGGAEVGMLDILMWPWVERRRALVLIYKEPTNFSNEKFPHSLKWVQAMKAQPFVQENLCSHEKFAQLIIDLKAGNVDYDKL is encoded by the exons ATGAAATACTGTCCCTTTGCGCACAGAATTCGATTAATACTTGCTTACAAAAAGATTCCTCATGACATCGTTAACATCAACTTGAAAAATAAGCCGGAATGGTACTACGAG ATTAACCCAGAAGGTAAAGTGCCAGCGTTAGTCGACGCTGATGGTGAGGTAGTTACGGATTCGATAGCGATAGCAAATTATATCGAGGAGAAGTATCCCGAGCCTCGGTTGTATCATGAAGAGACAAAAGCTCGCGACTTGGAGCTGCTGGATCATTATTCCAAG ATCGTTAGTATTTTCTCAGGCTGCGTACATGGTAACGACAAAAGGCCTCTACACGAAGTTGTAGCGGAAATATCGAGTTTGCTAGTGGAATTTGAAGAAGAACTCAAAGAGCGTGGGACTGAGTTCTTTGGAG GAGCTGAAGTTGGTATGTTGGATATATTGATGTGGCCCTGGGTCGAAAGGCGCAGGGCTCTGGTTCTAATTTATAAGGAACCTACGAACTTTAGCAACGAAAAGTTCCCGCACTCG TTGAAATGGGTCCAAGCGATGAAAGCGCAGCCATTCGTGCAAGAGAATCTGTGCTCGCACGAAAAGTTCGCACAACTGATCATAGACTTGAAGGCTGGAAACGTTGACTACGACAAACTTTAA
- the Rhogap15b gene encoding rhoGAP_ARAP and RA_ARAPs domain-containing protein RhoGAP15B isoform X1 codes for MYGANVNNSSSSTVHRDTQHEESSSSLATGPKHAARLLRTWIIRLKETIEMEKFPFEMEVKPIPKPRSMVPERPVPAPRRLPPTLPATGHSSQSDSSQSEKSDDTRSIPDSRSGANNEFFRNLSTSSRQLKDGISEKVTMKGRAVISSTRNASIRLEKSVKNLLTRRLTSLNQDELMRDNTGGGKKFKDPAEDERCVSMPADDIFSSISFYSPLNSNLRSVRNEEDLSGTRHSPPPPVYPPPPLPDESIYDELQSVTSGSSRYDTISSTVSDKVERDFPESFNLLTFALNQASDSDQSLNLSDVNLSLPYDKTDSRRLSRSDSWTFYDTAPPSKSDGADELDRISSAEEDALDRDVSLLDRTSSASNDSHASVQNSLYENLSPVLALSEEKQVAPSATEARQQNSRSVLVEFDPFARTLDENVYSNFENNDLMLLEAMLATSDSPSSSGSILDFQEAADNDEEQDEVGEKDMLHPQISAVPPEPPKRFDSLPQSEYDEVAETSSLPDKALITKNPALLPKLAHLVTRKQPAVPPRKPAVKLRSNDAPSAAPNAATAATNDAASPAMTTVITSTASNAEESSTSTPSGKAVEEHRRRGVMQKLKKLKYDSAAHSIRPNMISFVKSGSKLLSRSRDHGTGVPSVKSTNLERPKVNSPHHPATHRGVVYRTGFGIERAKDLVQRAAVLSGKKLQFYTDKGMSTLKEEINLDTVYSIHLLQDVKVVDGETVHCIAISTEERPSVHVFYAKGVTERRVWAQRILEAVTPVFPKKYIAELTRAGWAYLKEGVTGTWFPAWVLLHQRTLIYTKSLDPLMAITFGELDLRKARCIVLQDQEGPNSGAGTIPVVVVDAGGSGAVHVAAPGTHEGSAWRHALHQAATNCGPDLEQQQLTQDNVPVILDKCINFIYVHGIMTEGIYRRSGSNSAVVNLLGAFRRDAWAAQITKGAYTEHDVATVLRRFLRDLPNPLFPATIHDHLCLTSENNHENERVLRYRNLLSTLNPVPSATLRRILAHLYCLSQQSSRNLMTVENLSAIWGPTLMHAGENSAEEWNRAETRVIGDLIRLYPKLYQLTAADLAKEAKILEIIEKHHVSKNGPRGAPSGDLKIWIYVLTKEGECVNVTIGPQKTAFDICQELAERTNLPPHELCLEEYTLSGALERPLHHTERVLETVARWGYWDPDDRKDNVLILKRDQLYKDIVPLVKPPLTPSGELKFADRKAKHFKNYLFEFSQAKLCCYKDKVCSNKLYEWKIEDIVWYLGHEPKRNPQTGWSITFIVKNKKPTRCKESPYFGYTLAGALIDEQYKWLAAMIFGEYQLNLRPSAVNLMDP; via the exons ATGTACGGAGCGAATGTTAACAATTCTTCGAGTTCGACGGTTCACCGAGATACCCAACATGAGGAATCGTCTTCGTCTCTAGCAAC GGGACCAAAGCATGCGGCGCGTCTGCTGCGCACCTGGATCATTCGGTTAAAGGAGACCATCGAGATGGAGAAGTTCCCTTTCGAGATGGAGGTGAAGCCGATCCCGAAGCCGAGATCGATGGTCCCGGAGCGGCCCGTGCCAGCGCCGAGAAGGCTACCACCGACACTTCCGGCTACCGGGCACAGCAGCCAAAGCGACTCAAGCCAGTCGGAGAAGAGCGACGACACTCGCTCGATACCGGACTCGCGGTCCGGCGCGAACAACGAGTTCTTCCGGAACCTGAGCACCAGCTCCCGCCAGCTGAAGGACGGGATATCGGAGAAGGTGACGATGAAGGGCCGCGCTGTGATCTCGAGCACGAGGAACGCCAGCATCCGCCTGGAGAAGTCGGTGAAGAATCTGCTGACCAGGCGGCTGACGTCGCTGAACCAGGACGAGCTTATGCGCGACAACACCGGCGGCGGCAAGAAGTTCAAGGATCCCGCGGAGGATGAGAGGTGCGTGTCGATGCCCGCCGACGACATATTCAGCAGCATCTCGTTCTACAGCCCGCTGAACAGCAATCTGAGGAGCGTGAGGAACGAGGAGGACTTGTCCGGGACCAGGCACAGCCCGCCGCCCCCGGTCTATCCGCCACCCCCGCTTCCTGACGAGTCTATCTACGACGAGCTGCAGTCCGTCACGTCAGGCAGCAGCCGATACGACACGATCAGCTCCACCGTCTCCGACAAAGTCGAGAGGGACTTCCCCGAGTCCTTCAATCTCCTCACTTTCGCGCTCAATCAG GCCAGCGACTCCGACCAGAGCTTGAACCTATCAGACGTTAACCTGTCCCTACCGTACGACAAGACCGACAGCAGGAGGCTGTCCAGGTCCGATTCCTGGACCTTTTACGACACAGCGCCGCCGAGCAAATCGGACGGAGCCGACGAGTTGGACAGGATATCGAGCGCCGAGGAGGACGCGCTGGACAGAGACGTGTCCCTCCTGGACAGGACGTCGTCGGCCTCGAACGACAGCCATGCTTCCGTGCAGAACTCCCTCTACGAGAACCTGTCCCCGGTGCTGGCCCTGTCGGAGGAGAAACAGGTGGCGCCCAGCGCCACGGAGGCCAGGCAGCAGAACAGCAGGTCGGTGCTGGTCGAATTCGACCCGTTCGCGAGGACCCTCGACGAGAACGTGTACAGCAACTTCGAGAACAACGACCTGATGCTGCTGGAGGCGATGCTGGCCACGAGCGACTCGCCCAGCAGCTCCGGTAGCATCCTCGATTTCCAGGAAGCCGCCGATAATGACGAAGAGCAGGACGAGGTGGGCGAGAAGGATATGTTGCATCCGCAAATATCCGCGGTGCCGCCGGAACCGCCGAAACGATTCGATTCCCTTCCGCAGAGCGAGTACGACGAGGTCGCCGAGACCTCCTCGCTGCCTGATAAGGCATTGATAACGAAGAACCCGGCCCTGCTGCCCAAGCTGGCGCACTTGGTCACGCGGAAGCAACCTGCCGTGCCCCCGCGGAAGCCGGCTGTGAAACTTCGCTCGAATGACGCCCCGTCAGCCGCTCCTAACGCCGCGACCGCGGCGACCAACGACGCCGCTTCACCAG CCATGACAACGGTAATCACTTCGACGGCGAGCAACGCCGAAGAAAGCTCGACGAGCACTCCCAGTGGGAAGGCCGTGGAGGAGCACAGACGTCGCGGCGTGATGCAGAAACTAAAGAAGCTGAAGTACGACTCCGCGGCCCACAGCATCAGACCAAACATGATCAGCTTCGTGAAGAGTGGCAGTAAATTGCTGTCGAGGAGCCGCGACCACGGGACAGGTGTGCCCAGCGTTAAGTCGACGAATCTGGAGAGGCCGAAGGTGAATAGCCCGCATCATCCTGCGACGCACAGGGGAGTCGTCTACAGGACAGGCTTCGGCATCGAAAGAGCGAAGGACCTTGTTCAGAGAGCAGCGGTGCTGTCCGGCAAGAAGCTCCAGTTTTACACCGACAAGGGCATGTCCACGCTGAAGGAGGAAATTAATCTGGACACAGTGTACAGCATTCATCTGCTACAGGATGTGAA GGTAGTCGATGGCGAAACAGTACATTGCATAGCAATTAGCACCGAAGAAAGACCGAGTGTGCACGTCTTCTACGCGAAGGGTGTCACTGAACGAAGGGTTTGGGCTCAGAGGATATTGGAGGCCGTCACCCCAGTCTTTCCCAAGAAGTATATCGCTGAGCTGACGAGGGCAGGTTGGGCCTACTTGAAG GAAGGCGTAACAGGCACGTGGTTTCCTGCTTGGGTCCTCCTGCACCAAAGGACTCTGATTTACACGAAATCTCTGGACCCCCTCATGGCCATCACATTTGGAGAGCTTGACCTTCGAAAGGCGCGTTGCATCG TTCTACAAGACCAAGAAGGGCCTAACTCTGGTGCTGGTACCATTCCCGTGGTAGTCGTGGACGCGGGTGGCAGCGGTGCGGTGCACGTGGCTGCGCCAGGCACTCACGAGGGATCTGCATGGAGGCATGCGCTTCACCAAGCAGCCACAAACTGTGGCCCGGACTTGGAGCAGCAGCAACTCACGCAGGACAACGTGCCTGTGATCCTCGACAAGTgtatcaattttatttacgttcACG GTATCATGACAGAGGGCATTTATCGCCGGAGCGGATCGAACAGCGCCGTGGTCAATTTGCTGGGCGCCTTCCGCCGTGACGCATGGGCTGCGCAAATAACGAAAGGCGCGTATACGGAGCACGACGTCGCCACGGTTCTCAGGAGGTTTCTCCGTGACTTACCGAACCCATTGTTCCCCGCCACCATTCACGATCATCTTTGTCTTACCTCAG AGAACAATCACGAGAACGAAAGAGTGTTGAGGTACCGGAATTTATTATCCACGTTGAATCCCGTGCCGTCAGCGACGCTTCGAAGGATCCTCGCTCACCTCTATTGCCTAAGTCAGCAGAGCTCTAGGAACTTGATGACCGTGGAAAACTTGTCCGCAATTTGGGGGCCAACGTTGATGCACGCCGGCGAGAACAGCGCCGAGGAATGGAACAGAGCGGAGACCAGGGTGATCGGCGATCTGATCAGGCTTTATCCGAAGCTCTATCAATTGACCGCTGCGGACCTGGCGAAAGAAGCCAAGATCCTGGAGATTATCGAGAAGCATCACGTTTCGAAGAATGGCCCAAGAGGTGCACCCTCCGGTGACCTCAAGATATGGATATACGTGCTCACCAAGGAAGGGGAATGCGTGAACGTGACC ATCGGGCCACAAAAGACTGCGTTCGATATTTGCCAGGAGCTGGCTGAGAGAACTAATTTACCACCCCACGAGCTGTGCCTGGAGGAGTACACGTTGTCTGGCGCACTGGAACGGCCGCTGCATCACACCGAGCGTGTCCTCGAGACAGTGGCAAGGTGGGGATACTGGGATCCCGACGATAGGAAGGACAACGTCCTCATTCTTAAAAGGGATCAGCTTTACAAGGATATAGTGCCTCTG GTGAAACCACCGTTGACGCCATCCGGGGAGCTCAAATTCGCCGACAGAAAGGCGAAACACTTCAAGAACTACCTGTTCGAATTTAGTCAAGCGAAGCTTTGCTGTTACAAAGACAAAGTCTGCTCTAATAAATTGTACGAGTGGAAGATAGAAGATATAGTTTGGTACTTGGGCCACGAGCCGAAACGAAACCCACAGACAGG GTGGTCCATCACGtttatagtaaaaaataaaaaaccaacgAG GTGTAAAGAAAGTCCCTATTTCGGTTACACGTTGGCAGGGGCATTAATAGACGAACAATACAAATGGTTAGCAGCTATGATCTTTGGGGAGTATCAATTAAATCTCCGGCCCTCGGCAGTCAATCTCATGGATCCATAA
- the Rhogap15b gene encoding rhoGAP_ARAP and RA_ARAPs domain-containing protein RhoGAP15B isoform X2, with the protein MYGANVNNSSSSTVHRDTQHEESSSSLATGPKHAARLLRTWIIRLKETIEMEKFPFEMEVKPIPKPRSMVPERPVPAPRRLPPTLPATGHSSQSDSSQSEKSDDTRSIPDSRSGANNEFFRNLSTSSRQLKDGISEKVTMKGRAVISSTRNASIRLEKSVKNLLTRRLTSLNQDELMRDNTGGGKKFKDPAEDERCVSMPADDIFSSISFYSPLNSNLRSVRNEEDLSGTRHSPPPPVYPPPPLPDESIYDELQSVTSGSSRYDTISSTVSDKVERDFPESFNLLTFALNQASDSDQSLNLSDVNLSLPYDKTDSRRLSRSDSWTFYDTAPPSKSDGADELDRISSAEEDALDRDVSLLDRTSSASNDSHASVQNSLYENLSPVLALSEEKQVAPSATEARQQNSRSVLVEFDPFARTLDENVYSNFENNDLMLLEAMLATSDSPSSSGSILDFQEAADNDEEQDEVGEKDMLHPQISAVPPEPPKRFDSLPQSEYDEVAETSSLPDKALITKNPALLPKLAHLVTRKQPAVPPRKPAVKLRSNDAPSAAPNAATAATNDAASPAMTTVITSTASNAEESSTSTPSGKAVEEHRRRGVMQKLKKLKYDSAAHSIRPNMISFVKSGSKLLSRSRDHGTGVPSVKSTNLERPKVNSPHHPATHRGVVYRTGFGIERAKDLVQRAAVLSGKKLQFYTDKGMSTLKEEINLDTVYSIHLLQDVKVVDGETVHCIAISTEERPSVHVFYAKGVTERRVWAQRILEAVTPVFPKKYIAELTRAGWAYLKEGVTGTWFPAWVLLHQRTLIYTKSLDPLMAITFGELDLRKARCIVLQDQEGPNSGAGTIPVVVVDAGGSGAVHVAAPGTHEGSAWRHALHQAATNCGPDLEQQQLTQDNVPVILDKCINFIYVHGIMTEGIYRRSGSNSAVVNLLGAFRRDAWAAQITKGAYTEHDVATVLRRFLRDLPNPLFPATIHDHLCLTSENNHENERVLRYRNLLSTLNPVPSATLRRILAHLYCLSQQSSRNLMTVENLSAIWGPTLMHAGENSAEEWNRAETRVIGDLIRLYPKLYQLTAADLAKEAKILEIIEKHHVSKNGPRGAPSGDLKIWIYVLTKEGECVNVTIGPQKTAFDICQELAERTNLPPHELCLEEYTLSGALERPLHHTERVLETVAR; encoded by the exons ATGTACGGAGCGAATGTTAACAATTCTTCGAGTTCGACGGTTCACCGAGATACCCAACATGAGGAATCGTCTTCGTCTCTAGCAAC GGGACCAAAGCATGCGGCGCGTCTGCTGCGCACCTGGATCATTCGGTTAAAGGAGACCATCGAGATGGAGAAGTTCCCTTTCGAGATGGAGGTGAAGCCGATCCCGAAGCCGAGATCGATGGTCCCGGAGCGGCCCGTGCCAGCGCCGAGAAGGCTACCACCGACACTTCCGGCTACCGGGCACAGCAGCCAAAGCGACTCAAGCCAGTCGGAGAAGAGCGACGACACTCGCTCGATACCGGACTCGCGGTCCGGCGCGAACAACGAGTTCTTCCGGAACCTGAGCACCAGCTCCCGCCAGCTGAAGGACGGGATATCGGAGAAGGTGACGATGAAGGGCCGCGCTGTGATCTCGAGCACGAGGAACGCCAGCATCCGCCTGGAGAAGTCGGTGAAGAATCTGCTGACCAGGCGGCTGACGTCGCTGAACCAGGACGAGCTTATGCGCGACAACACCGGCGGCGGCAAGAAGTTCAAGGATCCCGCGGAGGATGAGAGGTGCGTGTCGATGCCCGCCGACGACATATTCAGCAGCATCTCGTTCTACAGCCCGCTGAACAGCAATCTGAGGAGCGTGAGGAACGAGGAGGACTTGTCCGGGACCAGGCACAGCCCGCCGCCCCCGGTCTATCCGCCACCCCCGCTTCCTGACGAGTCTATCTACGACGAGCTGCAGTCCGTCACGTCAGGCAGCAGCCGATACGACACGATCAGCTCCACCGTCTCCGACAAAGTCGAGAGGGACTTCCCCGAGTCCTTCAATCTCCTCACTTTCGCGCTCAATCAG GCCAGCGACTCCGACCAGAGCTTGAACCTATCAGACGTTAACCTGTCCCTACCGTACGACAAGACCGACAGCAGGAGGCTGTCCAGGTCCGATTCCTGGACCTTTTACGACACAGCGCCGCCGAGCAAATCGGACGGAGCCGACGAGTTGGACAGGATATCGAGCGCCGAGGAGGACGCGCTGGACAGAGACGTGTCCCTCCTGGACAGGACGTCGTCGGCCTCGAACGACAGCCATGCTTCCGTGCAGAACTCCCTCTACGAGAACCTGTCCCCGGTGCTGGCCCTGTCGGAGGAGAAACAGGTGGCGCCCAGCGCCACGGAGGCCAGGCAGCAGAACAGCAGGTCGGTGCTGGTCGAATTCGACCCGTTCGCGAGGACCCTCGACGAGAACGTGTACAGCAACTTCGAGAACAACGACCTGATGCTGCTGGAGGCGATGCTGGCCACGAGCGACTCGCCCAGCAGCTCCGGTAGCATCCTCGATTTCCAGGAAGCCGCCGATAATGACGAAGAGCAGGACGAGGTGGGCGAGAAGGATATGTTGCATCCGCAAATATCCGCGGTGCCGCCGGAACCGCCGAAACGATTCGATTCCCTTCCGCAGAGCGAGTACGACGAGGTCGCCGAGACCTCCTCGCTGCCTGATAAGGCATTGATAACGAAGAACCCGGCCCTGCTGCCCAAGCTGGCGCACTTGGTCACGCGGAAGCAACCTGCCGTGCCCCCGCGGAAGCCGGCTGTGAAACTTCGCTCGAATGACGCCCCGTCAGCCGCTCCTAACGCCGCGACCGCGGCGACCAACGACGCCGCTTCACCAG CCATGACAACGGTAATCACTTCGACGGCGAGCAACGCCGAAGAAAGCTCGACGAGCACTCCCAGTGGGAAGGCCGTGGAGGAGCACAGACGTCGCGGCGTGATGCAGAAACTAAAGAAGCTGAAGTACGACTCCGCGGCCCACAGCATCAGACCAAACATGATCAGCTTCGTGAAGAGTGGCAGTAAATTGCTGTCGAGGAGCCGCGACCACGGGACAGGTGTGCCCAGCGTTAAGTCGACGAATCTGGAGAGGCCGAAGGTGAATAGCCCGCATCATCCTGCGACGCACAGGGGAGTCGTCTACAGGACAGGCTTCGGCATCGAAAGAGCGAAGGACCTTGTTCAGAGAGCAGCGGTGCTGTCCGGCAAGAAGCTCCAGTTTTACACCGACAAGGGCATGTCCACGCTGAAGGAGGAAATTAATCTGGACACAGTGTACAGCATTCATCTGCTACAGGATGTGAA GGTAGTCGATGGCGAAACAGTACATTGCATAGCAATTAGCACCGAAGAAAGACCGAGTGTGCACGTCTTCTACGCGAAGGGTGTCACTGAACGAAGGGTTTGGGCTCAGAGGATATTGGAGGCCGTCACCCCAGTCTTTCCCAAGAAGTATATCGCTGAGCTGACGAGGGCAGGTTGGGCCTACTTGAAG GAAGGCGTAACAGGCACGTGGTTTCCTGCTTGGGTCCTCCTGCACCAAAGGACTCTGATTTACACGAAATCTCTGGACCCCCTCATGGCCATCACATTTGGAGAGCTTGACCTTCGAAAGGCGCGTTGCATCG TTCTACAAGACCAAGAAGGGCCTAACTCTGGTGCTGGTACCATTCCCGTGGTAGTCGTGGACGCGGGTGGCAGCGGTGCGGTGCACGTGGCTGCGCCAGGCACTCACGAGGGATCTGCATGGAGGCATGCGCTTCACCAAGCAGCCACAAACTGTGGCCCGGACTTGGAGCAGCAGCAACTCACGCAGGACAACGTGCCTGTGATCCTCGACAAGTgtatcaattttatttacgttcACG GTATCATGACAGAGGGCATTTATCGCCGGAGCGGATCGAACAGCGCCGTGGTCAATTTGCTGGGCGCCTTCCGCCGTGACGCATGGGCTGCGCAAATAACGAAAGGCGCGTATACGGAGCACGACGTCGCCACGGTTCTCAGGAGGTTTCTCCGTGACTTACCGAACCCATTGTTCCCCGCCACCATTCACGATCATCTTTGTCTTACCTCAG AGAACAATCACGAGAACGAAAGAGTGTTGAGGTACCGGAATTTATTATCCACGTTGAATCCCGTGCCGTCAGCGACGCTTCGAAGGATCCTCGCTCACCTCTATTGCCTAAGTCAGCAGAGCTCTAGGAACTTGATGACCGTGGAAAACTTGTCCGCAATTTGGGGGCCAACGTTGATGCACGCCGGCGAGAACAGCGCCGAGGAATGGAACAGAGCGGAGACCAGGGTGATCGGCGATCTGATCAGGCTTTATCCGAAGCTCTATCAATTGACCGCTGCGGACCTGGCGAAAGAAGCCAAGATCCTGGAGATTATCGAGAAGCATCACGTTTCGAAGAATGGCCCAAGAGGTGCACCCTCCGGTGACCTCAAGATATGGATATACGTGCTCACCAAGGAAGGGGAATGCGTGAACGTGACC ATCGGGCCACAAAAGACTGCGTTCGATATTTGCCAGGAGCTGGCTGAGAGAACTAATTTACCACCCCACGAGCTGTGCCTGGAGGAGTACACGTTGTCTGGCGCACTGGAACGGCCGCTGCATCACACCGAGCGTGTCCTCGAGACAGTGGCAAG GTGA